Sequence from the Flavobacterium sp. TR2 genome:
ATTTAAATAATGCAATTGTATATGTAGATAAAGAAATCTCTGAGTCTACAATGGCTAATTTAAAGAAAGCATTTGGTAAAGATGAGATTTCTGTAAAGCCAAACGGCGTTTTAGACAACCTTACTTTACATTATCCAAACGAAGCGGCAAGACACAAATTGCTTGATGTAATTGGAGACTTATCTTTAATAGGAGTTCGTATTCAAGGAAAAATTATTGCTAATAAACCTGGACACTTTGTAAATACTCAATTTGCAAAGAAATTAGCCAAAATTATCAAAATAGAGCAGAGAAATCATGTTCCTACTTATGATTTGCATCAAGAACCTTTGATGGATATTCATAAAATTATGTCTATGCTTCCTCACAGACCTCCATTCTTGTTGATTGACAGAATTATCGAAATGTCTGATCGTCATGTTGTTGGTTTGAAAAATGTTACTATGAACGAGAATTTCTTCGTAGGACACTTTCCGGAAGCTCCAGTTATGCCAGGTGTATTAATTGTAGAAGCAATGGCGCAAACTGGAGGAATTTTAGTGTTAAGCACTGTTCCAGATCCTGAAAATTATTTGACCTATTTCATGAAAATTGATAATGTTAAATTTAAGCATAAAGTATTGCCAGGTGATACTTTAATCTTTAAATGTGAGTTAATTTCTCCTATCAGAAGAGGAATTTGCCATATGCAGGCAAACGCTTATGCAAATGGTAAATTGGTTACTGAAGCAGAATTAATGGCACAAATAGCAAGAAAACAATAATAAATTATCAAATTTATTGTTTA
This genomic interval carries:
- a CDS encoding bifunctional UDP-3-O-[3-hydroxymyristoyl] N-acetylglucosamine deacetylase/3-hydroxyacyl-ACP dehydratase, with product MVKQKTIKNEISLTGVGLHTGKEVTMTFKPAPVNNGFTFVRVDLQGQPVIEADANYVVNTQRGTNLEKLGVKIQTPEHVLAAVVGCDLDNIIIELNASELPIMDGSSKYFVEAIEKAGIEEQDAQRNVYVVKEVISFTDEATGSEILVMPSDEYQVTTMVDFGTKVLGTQNATLKSIADFKSEIASSRTFSFLHELESLLEHGLIKGGDLNNAIVYVDKEISESTMANLKKAFGKDEISVKPNGVLDNLTLHYPNEAARHKLLDVIGDLSLIGVRIQGKIIANKPGHFVNTQFAKKLAKIIKIEQRNHVPTYDLHQEPLMDIHKIMSMLPHRPPFLLIDRIIEMSDRHVVGLKNVTMNENFFVGHFPEAPVMPGVLIVEAMAQTGGILVLSTVPDPENYLTYFMKIDNVKFKHKVLPGDTLIFKCELISPIRRGICHMQANAYANGKLVTEAELMAQIARKQ